One Aquisediminimonas profunda genomic region harbors:
- a CDS encoding L,D-transpeptidase family protein: MRISLLIAVVFLTTANAAPESVAVPKWPEEQVRALRRWAAAAPLDALPQPSTADLDKAVTSQNQEEIDKAATDLALRLARMHLLGSASVETRSTWHMPDVDEYYDLKSYLSFMLGKEDIDLFFSLLIPHHPDYSALRAAYAVEKDPAQRATLALNMERWRWLPIDLGETFLIVNAARFEVTYWQDGKMVGTWPVIVGKPKTPTPTFATFVKGVTFNPWWTVPKSIVAESVGALVRRNPAEARRRGYVWGKGSYRQKPGPNNALGQMKLEMPNQFSIYLHDTPSKDLFLKDVRAFSHGCIRVGDALGFANTLLRGSVTKDRIDAIVAGRETQTFALPKAIPVYVTYFTADVGRDGRVAILPDIYKRDAGAAALPIRCAG; this comes from the coding sequence ATGAGAATCAGTCTGTTGATCGCAGTTGTCTTCCTGACGACGGCCAACGCTGCCCCGGAATCGGTCGCCGTGCCGAAATGGCCGGAAGAGCAGGTACGTGCTCTCCGCCGCTGGGCCGCGGCGGCGCCGCTTGATGCCTTGCCCCAACCCTCCACTGCCGATCTGGACAAGGCTGTTACAAGTCAGAATCAGGAAGAGATCGACAAGGCGGCGACTGATCTTGCGCTCCGACTCGCTCGGATGCACCTCTTGGGCAGCGCTTCGGTCGAAACCCGCAGCACGTGGCATATGCCCGATGTCGACGAATATTATGACCTAAAATCTTACCTTTCCTTCATGCTCGGCAAGGAAGATATTGATCTGTTCTTTTCACTGCTGATCCCGCATCACCCCGACTATTCCGCCCTTCGTGCAGCCTATGCCGTCGAGAAGGATCCGGCGCAGCGGGCCACGCTTGCACTGAACATGGAGCGGTGGCGGTGGCTCCCCATAGACCTGGGGGAGACCTTTCTGATCGTGAATGCTGCGAGGTTCGAAGTCACCTACTGGCAAGACGGCAAGATGGTTGGCACCTGGCCCGTCATTGTCGGCAAACCCAAGACCCCGACGCCGACATTCGCGACCTTCGTCAAGGGGGTGACGTTCAACCCCTGGTGGACAGTCCCGAAGAGCATCGTGGCCGAAAGCGTTGGCGCTTTGGTGCGCCGCAATCCCGCAGAAGCCCGACGGCGAGGGTATGTCTGGGGCAAAGGCAGCTATCGCCAGAAGCCGGGGCCGAACAATGCGCTGGGCCAGATGAAGCTGGAAATGCCCAACCAATTCAGCATCTATCTCCATGATACGCCGTCCAAAGATCTTTTCCTGAAGGACGTTCGTGCCTTCAGCCATGGCTGTATCCGGGTTGGCGATGCATTGGGCTTTGCGAATACGCTCCTTCGCGGAAGCGTGACCAAGGACAGGATCGACGCCATCGTCGCAGGTCGGGAAACCCAGACTTTTGCGCTGCCCAAGGCGATCCCGGTCTACGTGACTTACTTCACTGCGGATGTGGGCCGGGACGGGCGTGTTGCCATCCTGCCGGACATTTACAAACGTGATGCTGGCGCTGCAGCCTTGCCGATACGCTGCGCTGGATAA
- a CDS encoding murein L,D-transpeptidase catalytic domain family protein yields MNRRSFLTAGAVASVSLCVPKAFAAVLGDRTPDILPRALAALDRHRGRIVHRDWIGIVDFGMASRSRRFYLVDLLGGRTTSLLVSHGRGSDPGNSGWVQSFSNRPGSEASSPGSFLTGDTYFGKHGRSRRLAGLEPCNDQAENRGIVIHSASYVSDDMANMHGRVGRSQGCFAVSDNELQMVLARLGPGRLLFATK; encoded by the coding sequence TTGAATAGACGCAGTTTTCTGACTGCCGGTGCTGTTGCATCAGTGTCGCTTTGCGTTCCAAAGGCATTTGCGGCTGTTTTGGGCGACCGGACACCGGACATTTTGCCGCGGGCCCTTGCCGCACTTGACCGGCACCGGGGACGCATCGTGCATCGCGACTGGATTGGCATTGTCGATTTTGGCATGGCCTCCCGCAGTCGGCGATTTTACCTCGTCGATCTTTTGGGCGGCCGGACGACCAGCCTTTTGGTTTCGCATGGTCGTGGCTCCGATCCGGGAAATAGCGGCTGGGTGCAGTCATTTTCCAACCGTCCGGGTTCGGAAGCCTCTTCGCCGGGCAGCTTCCTCACGGGCGATACCTACTTTGGAAAGCATGGCCGATCCCGGAGGCTTGCCGGCCTTGAACCGTGCAACGACCAAGCCGAAAACAGAGGGATCGTGATCCACTCGGCATCCTATGTCAGCGATGACATGGCCAATATGCATGGCAGGGTGGGGCGTAGCCAAGGGTGTTTTGCCGTTTCGGATAACGAGCTTCAGATGGTCTTGGCTCGGCTGGGGCCGGGACGACTGCTGTTCGCCACGAAGTAG
- the ligA gene encoding NAD-dependent DNA ligase LigA: MTKESEVAAELEQLARLIAYHSARYHTEDAPEISDADYDALVKRNNELEAAFPDLVRADSPSKLVGAAPASHLSKVTHSKPMLSLDNAFDDQDVEDFVGRIRRFLNLADDAPVALTAETKIDGLSCSLRYEKGRLVMAATRGDGTVGEDVTANVRTIADIPLQLGVAPVQAGATIPDVFEIRGEVYMSKADFAALNAAQQKLDGKLFANPRNAAAGSLRQKDANVTASRPLRFFAHGWGEASALPADTQYGVMSAIAAWGLPVDSRLERTETVEGALAHYAAIEAERSDLPFDIDGVVYKVDRLDWQARLGFVAKAPRWAIAHKFPAEQAQTTLLAIDIQVGRTGKLTPVGRLQPVTVGGVVVSNVTLHNRDEIGRLGVRPGDRVLVQRAGDVIPQIVENLTRGEDRPAFTFPDHCPECDSEAVAEDGEVDVRCTGGLICPAQRVERLRHFVSRAAMDIEGLGEKSIREFFDLGWLRSPADIFRLAEHREELLSREGWKEKSVDNLLAAIEAKRDADPVRLLFGLGIRHVGAVTAKDLLKAFGSVAQIAQVARDADALQQLTAIDGIGPVVAEALIEFFHEPHNCDVWDDLLKVTDPQPYVSNVRASSVSGMTIVFTGSLETMSRDEAKAQAEALGAKTAGSVSAKTDLVVAGPGAGSKLKKAQELGVRVIDEAEWAAIVAG; this comes from the coding sequence GTGACCAAGGAATCCGAAGTCGCTGCCGAGCTTGAGCAGCTTGCGCGCCTGATCGCCTATCATTCGGCGCGCTATCATACCGAAGATGCGCCCGAGATCAGCGATGCGGACTATGACGCGCTGGTCAAGCGGAACAATGAACTCGAGGCTGCGTTTCCGGACCTTGTTCGTGCAGATTCACCCTCGAAACTGGTTGGGGCGGCACCGGCATCTCACTTGTCAAAGGTGACACATTCCAAGCCGATGCTGAGCCTCGACAATGCCTTTGACGATCAGGACGTCGAAGACTTTGTCGGGCGGATCAGGCGTTTCCTCAATCTTGCCGACGATGCTCCCGTTGCCTTGACTGCCGAGACCAAGATTGACGGCCTATCCTGTTCGCTGCGCTACGAAAAGGGACGCCTTGTCATGGCGGCAACGCGCGGCGATGGAACTGTTGGCGAAGACGTGACCGCAAATGTTCGCACCATCGCTGACATTCCCCTGCAACTCGGCGTCGCCCCTGTGCAGGCAGGGGCGACGATCCCAGACGTCTTCGAAATCCGGGGCGAGGTCTATATGTCCAAGGCCGATTTTGCTGCACTCAATGCTGCGCAGCAAAAACTGGATGGAAAGCTGTTTGCGAACCCGCGCAACGCCGCTGCCGGCTCACTTCGCCAAAAGGACGCAAATGTTACCGCATCCCGGCCGTTGCGGTTTTTTGCGCATGGATGGGGCGAAGCCTCCGCCCTGCCAGCTGACACGCAGTACGGGGTCATGTCGGCGATTGCAGCCTGGGGTCTGCCCGTCGACAGTCGGCTTGAACGGACTGAAACAGTGGAAGGCGCACTGGCCCATTATGCTGCAATCGAAGCCGAACGGTCAGACCTGCCGTTCGACATCGATGGCGTGGTTTACAAGGTCGATCGGCTCGACTGGCAAGCGCGGCTTGGCTTTGTCGCCAAGGCGCCGCGCTGGGCGATTGCCCATAAATTCCCGGCTGAACAGGCACAGACGACCCTGCTGGCAATCGACATCCAGGTTGGTCGCACGGGCAAGCTGACACCGGTGGGTCGGCTCCAGCCTGTTACGGTCGGAGGCGTCGTCGTTTCAAACGTTACGCTGCACAACCGCGATGAGATCGGACGTCTGGGCGTCCGCCCCGGGGACCGTGTGCTGGTCCAGCGCGCGGGTGACGTGATTCCCCAGATCGTCGAAAACCTGACTCGGGGCGAGGATAGGCCAGCCTTCACATTTCCTGATCATTGCCCCGAATGCGATTCCGAAGCCGTTGCAGAGGATGGCGAAGTCGACGTGCGGTGCACGGGCGGCCTTATCTGCCCGGCACAAAGGGTCGAGCGGCTGCGGCATTTCGTCAGCCGGGCGGCAATGGATATTGAGGGCTTGGGCGAAAAATCGATCCGTGAGTTCTTCGATCTTGGATGGCTGCGCTCGCCCGCTGACATTTTCCGGCTCGCGGAGCATCGCGAAGAGCTTCTTTCGCGCGAGGGCTGGAAAGAAAAGTCTGTCGACAATCTCCTTGCAGCAATTGAAGCGAAGCGCGACGCTGATCCAGTGCGGCTGCTTTTCGGACTCGGCATCAGGCATGTGGGGGCGGTTACAGCAAAGGACCTGCTCAAGGCCTTCGGTTCAGTTGCCCAGATTGCACAGGTTGCGCGTGATGCTGACGCGTTGCAACAACTCACCGCAATCGACGGTATCGGGCCCGTCGTTGCTGAAGCCCTGATCGAATTCTTTCATGAACCACACAACTGCGACGTCTGGGATGATCTTCTGAAAGTGACCGACCCTCAGCCTTACGTCTCCAACGTCAGGGCTTCATCAGTCTCGGGCATGACCATTGTCTTTACCGGAAGCCTCGAAACCATGAGCCGCGACGAGGCTAAGGCTCAAGCAGAGGCATTGGGCGCAAAGACAGCCGGATCAGTTTCCGCAAAGACGGATCTGGTGGTCGCAGGACCCGGTGCCGGATCAAAGTTGAAAAAGGCTCAGGAATTGGGGGTTCGTGTGATTGACGAAGCGGAATGGGCGGCGATCGTCGCCGGCTAG
- the recN gene encoding DNA repair protein RecN, whose protein sequence is MLTSLSIRDVVLIETLDLDFARGLGVLTGETGAGKSILLDALGLALGDRADSGLVRSGVAQASVTASFQPSPEARCLLDSNDLLLGAGEELIVRRTVKADGGSRAFVNDQPVSAALLRELGGLLVEVHGQHDDRGLINPKGHRALLDIFARSSTAEVAAAYQAMRATGLALETARTALVDAERDRDWLAHAVDELRAFAPQPGEEAELAGRRATMQRGQKIADELVQVSMLLEDADGGLSKLRQAARILDRIAGDHPALAEALAAVDRAINEGSVAEDRLRDAAQALAYDPAALEADEARLFDLRALARKHRVQPDQLADLTEELAARHEAIEAGSEGLARLEKALADARDTFCSSARALTEQRIAAGAKLDDAVAAELVPLKLDSARFRTIVAPLPEAQWGPHGMDRVEFEISTNPGAAFGPLIKIASGGELSRFILALKVALAEHGTAATMIFDEIDRGVGGAVASAIGERLSRLAEDAQVIVVTHSPQVAARGDTHLLIAKSSDGAVTRTSVRALDDNNRREEIARMLSGAEVTDEARAQADRLLEAA, encoded by the coding sequence ATGCTGACCAGCCTGTCGATCCGCGATGTTGTGCTGATCGAGACGCTTGACCTTGATTTCGCTCGTGGACTTGGCGTTCTTACAGGCGAAACCGGTGCGGGAAAATCGATCCTGCTCGATGCATTGGGGCTCGCGCTTGGCGATCGGGCCGATAGCGGACTGGTCCGCTCAGGCGTCGCACAAGCCAGTGTAACGGCAAGTTTCCAGCCATCACCGGAAGCCAGATGTCTGCTCGACAGCAATGATCTCCTGCTTGGTGCGGGCGAGGAACTTATCGTCCGGCGCACGGTCAAGGCCGATGGCGGCAGCCGCGCTTTCGTGAACGACCAGCCGGTTTCCGCAGCGTTGCTTCGCGAGTTGGGCGGACTTCTGGTCGAGGTCCATGGGCAACATGATGATCGCGGGCTGATCAACCCGAAAGGCCATCGTGCCCTGCTCGATATTTTTGCGCGCTCAAGTACAGCCGAAGTCGCCGCTGCATATCAGGCCATGAGAGCCACCGGGCTGGCTCTTGAAACGGCCAGAACTGCGCTGGTCGATGCCGAGCGTGATCGCGACTGGCTCGCCCATGCGGTGGACGAGTTGCGCGCCTTTGCGCCCCAGCCCGGCGAAGAAGCCGAACTTGCCGGTCGTCGCGCAACGATGCAGCGCGGGCAGAAAATCGCCGACGAACTTGTGCAGGTCAGCATGTTGCTCGAGGATGCCGATGGCGGTCTTTCCAAGCTGCGACAGGCTGCCCGCATTCTTGACCGGATCGCTGGTGACCATCCAGCGCTGGCCGAAGCCCTGGCGGCTGTCGATCGCGCGATCAATGAAGGCTCGGTTGCCGAAGATCGCCTGCGCGATGCAGCGCAAGCTCTCGCCTATGATCCAGCCGCTCTTGAGGCAGACGAAGCGCGCCTGTTCGACCTGCGCGCGCTGGCCCGCAAGCACCGCGTTCAGCCGGATCAGCTTGCCGATCTCACTGAGGAGCTGGCTGCCCGCCATGAGGCGATCGAAGCAGGCAGCGAGGGGCTGGCTCGTCTTGAAAAGGCTCTTGCTGATGCCCGGGATACCTTTTGTAGCAGCGCCAGGGCGCTTACCGAACAGCGAATTGCGGCAGGAGCGAAACTTGACGACGCCGTCGCGGCTGAACTTGTGCCTTTAAAGCTGGATTCTGCCCGCTTCCGCACAATCGTTGCGCCGTTGCCAGAGGCACAATGGGGCCCGCACGGCATGGACCGTGTCGAATTCGAAATCTCGACCAACCCCGGCGCCGCCTTCGGTCCGCTGATCAAGATCGCCAGCGGCGGTGAGCTGTCGCGCTTCATCCTGGCGCTGAAGGTGGCCTTGGCGGAACATGGGACTGCCGCCACGATGATTTTTGACGAAATCGATCGCGGTGTGGGCGGCGCGGTCGCGTCCGCAATCGGAGAGAGGCTTTCCCGACTGGCCGAGGACGCGCAGGTGATCGTCGTTACGCACAGCCCGCAAGTCGCGGCCCGTGGCGACACGCATCTGTTGATCGCCAAATCGTCCGACGGTGCCGTTACGCGCACCAGCGTTCGTGCACTTGACGACAACAACCGTCGCGAAGAGATCGCAAGAATGCTGTCCGGCGCAGAAGTGACAGATGAAGCGCGCGCGCAGGCCGATCGACTGCTGGAGGCTGCGTGA
- a CDS encoding outer membrane protein assembly factor BamD, producing the protein MRIVPSKTVALIAALAVILPVAGCARNSKKRDTAYVARDVDTLYTAAKDRLDRGQFKLAAALFDETERQHPYSVWARRAQLMSAFSYYLARDFTESTNSAQRFLSIHPGNRDAPYAYYLIALNYYEQITDVTRDQKITQQALDAMGELIRRYPTSRYAADARLKVDLIRDHLAGKEMEIGRFYERRAQWLAAVIRFRTVVDKYDSTSHTPEALMRLTEAYLALGIPEEAKKAAAVLGANYPGSKWYDRAYQLMQKHPA; encoded by the coding sequence ATGCGCATTGTTCCCTCAAAAACTGTCGCCCTGATCGCAGCTCTTGCCGTCATCCTTCCCGTCGCGGGCTGTGCTCGCAACAGCAAAAAACGCGACACGGCCTATGTCGCGCGCGATGTGGATACGCTCTACACCGCCGCAAAGGACAGGCTCGATCGCGGGCAGTTCAAGCTGGCAGCGGCACTGTTTGATGAAACAGAGCGCCAGCACCCCTATTCGGTCTGGGCACGCCGGGCTCAGCTCATGAGTGCCTTCAGCTACTATCTGGCAAGAGATTTCACCGAATCCACCAATTCGGCGCAGCGTTTTCTCTCGATCCATCCGGGCAACAGGGACGCACCCTATGCCTATTACCTGATCGCCCTGAACTATTATGAGCAGATCACCGATGTGACCCGGGATCAGAAAATCACCCAGCAGGCACTTGATGCCATGGGCGAACTGATCCGCCGCTATCCAACGTCCCGCTATGCGGCTGATGCGCGGTTGAAGGTCGACCTGATTCGCGATCACCTTGCGGGCAAGGAAATGGAAATCGGCCGTTTCTATGAACGCCGCGCTCAATGGCTTGCTGCCGTCATTCGCTTCCGTACCGTGGTCGACAAATATGACAGCACCAGCCACACGCCAGAGGCATTGATGCGACTGACGGAAGCCTATCTTGCCCTCGGTATTCCCGAAGAGGCCAAGAAGGCCGCTGCAGTGCTCGGCGCGAACTATCCGGGCAGCAAATGGTATGATCGGGCCTATCAGCTGATGCAGAAGCATCCCGCCTGA
- a CDS encoding class I mannose-6-phosphate isomerase produces MASVRLTTIRVEKPWGRHRLWPGFADPAPDAQPVGEIWFEAPDARDPELLVKYLFTSERLSIQVHPNDAQARARGFARGKDEAWVILDAQPDSTIALGTVRPLSQEELRRAALDGSIEILMDWKPVAAGDVIYSPANTVHAIGAGITLIEVQQNVDLTYRLYDYGRPRELHLEDGIAVSDPVPFVIPKLPGASPAGRQTLAHTDKFTLERWSWSGSRTLTLKGAGWLVPIRGAGQTNGLSFHQGECWAIDGGARLSIEPGSDLLFASPQPFELD; encoded by the coding sequence ATGGCAAGTGTGCGCCTTACGACCATCCGCGTTGAGAAGCCCTGGGGGCGCCATAGGCTCTGGCCAGGCTTCGCCGATCCGGCACCAGATGCTCAGCCGGTTGGCGAGATCTGGTTCGAAGCTCCAGACGCGCGAGACCCGGAACTGCTCGTCAAATATCTGTTCACGAGCGAACGACTCTCGATTCAGGTCCATCCGAACGATGCACAGGCTCGTGCTCGTGGCTTTGCCCGCGGCAAGGATGAAGCCTGGGTTATCCTCGATGCACAGCCGGACTCCACGATTGCCTTGGGTACGGTCCGTCCGCTTTCACAAGAAGAGCTGCGGCGGGCGGCCCTTGATGGCAGCATTGAGATACTGATGGACTGGAAGCCTGTTGCGGCAGGAGACGTCATCTATTCGCCCGCCAACACGGTTCATGCCATCGGTGCCGGGATCACACTCATTGAGGTCCAGCAGAATGTCGATTTGACATACCGGCTATACGACTATGGGCGACCGCGCGAACTTCATCTTGAGGATGGCATCGCGGTTTCGGATCCGGTCCCCTTTGTCATTCCGAAGTTGCCAGGCGCGTCACCTGCCGGGCGACAAACGCTGGCTCATACGGACAAATTCACTCTCGAGCGTTGGAGTTGGTCCGGTTCGCGCACTTTGACGCTGAAAGGTGCCGGGTGGCTGGTCCCGATCAGGGGAGCAGGCCAGACCAATGGCCTGTCCTTCCATCAAGGCGAATGCTGGGCGATTGACGGCGGAGCGCGATTGTCAATCGAACCCGGCAGCGACTTGCTGTTTGCCAGTCCGCAGCCTTTCGAACTCGATTGA
- the secF gene encoding protein translocase subunit SecF → MRPIKLVPDNTNVPFLSYRWWAMGLSITLLVASIALVAIRGLNLGVDFSGGQQFRVAFAQPAQVDDLRTRVSSLGLGEASVQQFGDPTKVAIRMHLPDGDKDATDKAVATVRNAISAKYPDARFDNVEAVSGKVSAELLRTGALALTLAMIGIALYIWFRFEWQFGVGALFTLFHDVVLTFGFFALTQLEFDLNVVAAILTIIGYSLNDTIVVYDRIREDLKKWRKMEIEPLLNMSVNETLSRTIVTSLSLILTLTILLVLGPDVSFGFTAAMLLGIVIGTFSSIYVSAPILIWLKVGPNSFVPAAVAGVNERNVKPEGFIK, encoded by the coding sequence ATGCGCCCGATCAAACTCGTTCCGGACAATACGAATGTCCCCTTCCTCTCCTACCGTTGGTGGGCGATGGGTCTTTCAATCACCCTGCTGGTTGCGTCCATTGCACTGGTCGCCATTCGCGGCCTCAATCTTGGCGTCGACTTTTCGGGTGGCCAGCAGTTCCGGGTGGCCTTCGCCCAACCCGCGCAAGTGGACGATTTGCGCACGCGGGTCAGCAGCCTTGGCCTGGGCGAAGCATCCGTTCAGCAATTTGGCGATCCGACCAAAGTCGCGATCCGAATGCATTTGCCTGATGGAGACAAGGACGCCACGGACAAGGCCGTCGCCACGGTCCGAAATGCAATTTCTGCGAAATATCCCGACGCCCGCTTTGACAATGTCGAAGCCGTGTCCGGGAAGGTTTCGGCAGAATTGCTCCGCACGGGCGCACTGGCCTTGACGCTGGCGATGATCGGCATCGCGCTCTACATCTGGTTCCGCTTCGAATGGCAGTTCGGCGTCGGCGCACTGTTCACACTGTTCCATGACGTCGTGCTGACATTCGGCTTTTTCGCGCTGACGCAGCTGGAATTCGACCTCAATGTTGTGGCCGCTATCCTGACCATCATTGGCTATTCGCTCAACGATACCATCGTCGTTTACGACCGGATTCGCGAAGATCTGAAGAAATGGCGCAAGATGGAGATCGAGCCGCTCCTGAACATGTCGGTCAACGAGACCCTGTCGCGCACGATTGTCACGTCGCTCTCCCTGATCCTGACGCTGACCATTTTGCTGGTGCTGGGACCAGACGTGAGCTTCGGCTTCACTGCGGCCATGCTACTGGGCATTGTGATCGGCACGTTCTCGTCAATTTATGTTTCGGCGCCGATTCTCATCTGGCTCAAGGTGGGGCCCAACAGCTTCGTCCCGGCCGCCGTCGCAGGCGTCAACGAACGGAATGTGAAGCCCGAAGGGTTCATCAAATAG